A genome region from Staphylococcus capitis subsp. capitis includes the following:
- a CDS encoding polyprenyl synthetase family protein, with protein sequence MKKLTMSNLIEEVNTNLKQAIPESHLNTDLEESMMYSLQAGGKRIRPVLLLLTLNMLNEDYHKGLQSALALEMIHTYSLIHDDLPAMDDDDYRRGKLTNHKVYGEWKAILAGDALLTKAFELVSNDDLIEDNVKVKVLQRLSKASGHIGMVGGQTLDMQSENQTVDLKTLESIHKAKTGALLTFAVMAAVDIAQVDQKTSHNLNEFSEHLGLMFQIKDDLLDVYGDEKKIGKAVGSDESNNKSTYVSLFGKEGAEDKLEYHKNQALKCLNNISSQYQTSELIKIVDLFYNRDH encoded by the coding sequence ATGAAGAAGCTAACAATGAGTAATTTAATCGAAGAAGTTAATACTAATCTTAAGCAGGCAATTCCCGAATCTCATCTAAATACCGATTTAGAAGAGAGCATGATGTACTCACTTCAGGCCGGCGGAAAAAGAATTCGACCTGTATTATTATTACTTACATTAAATATGCTAAATGAAGATTATCATAAAGGACTTCAAAGTGCTTTAGCTTTAGAAATGATTCATACATACTCACTCATTCATGACGATTTACCTGCAATGGATGATGACGATTACCGTCGCGGTAAACTAACTAATCACAAAGTCTATGGTGAATGGAAAGCAATATTAGCTGGAGATGCACTTTTAACAAAGGCATTTGAATTAGTCTCAAATGACGATTTAATTGAAGATAATGTTAAAGTAAAAGTTTTACAACGATTATCTAAAGCAAGCGGACATATCGGTATGGTTGGCGGACAAACATTAGATATGCAAAGCGAAAATCAAACAGTTGATTTAAAAACTTTAGAGTCTATTCATAAAGCGAAGACAGGTGCTCTTCTTACTTTTGCAGTAATGGCTGCTGTAGATATTGCACAAGTAGATCAGAAGACGTCTCACAATCTAAATGAATTCAGCGAACATTTAGGACTTATGTTTCAGATTAAAGACGATTTATTAGATGTTTATGGCGATGAGAAAAAAATAGGTAAAGCGGTAGGTAGTGATGAATCGAATAATAAAAGTACTTATGTTTCCTTATTTGGTAAAGAGGGTGCTGAAGACAAACTGGAATATCATAAGAATCAAGCTTTGAAATGTCTGAATAATATATCTTCACAATATCAAACTTCAGAATTAATAAAAATTGTTGATTTATTTTACAATAGAGATCATTAA
- a CDS encoding Asp23/Gls24 family envelope stress response protein: MVNVADYSQSNLGKIEIAPEVLSVIASIATSEIDGITGHFAELSKTNLEKISRKNLYRDVKIEAKDDGIYIDIYCALKHGVNISKTANNIQSAIFNSITTMTAIEPKQINIHITQIVVEK; the protein is encoded by the coding sequence ATGGTCAATGTAGCAGATTATTCTCAATCGAATTTAGGTAAAATTGAAATTGCGCCAGAAGTTTTATCTGTTATTGCTAGTATTGCCACGTCAGAAATCGATGGAATCACAGGCCATTTTGCTGAATTAAGCAAGACGAATTTAGAGAAAATTAGTCGAAAAAACCTCTATAGAGATGTGAAAATTGAGGCTAAAGATGATGGTATATACATTGATATTTATTGTGCTTTAAAGCACGGAGTAAATATTTCTAAAACAGCCAATAATATTCAATCTGCAATTTTTAATTCAATAACAACTATGACAGCAATTGAACCAAAACAAATTAACATTCATATTACACAAATTGTAGTGGAAAAATAA
- the nusB gene encoding transcription antitermination factor NusB, producing the protein MSRKESRIQAFQTLFQLEMKESDLSITEAINFIKDDYPDLDFDFINWLVTGVKDHEAVLDEKFKPYLKDWSIERLLKSDRIILRMATFEMLHSDTPEKVIINEAVELTKQFSDDGHYKFINGVLSNINN; encoded by the coding sequence ATGAGTCGTAAAGAATCAAGAATTCAAGCTTTTCAAACTTTATTTCAATTAGAAATGAAAGAATCTGATTTAAGTATCACTGAAGCAATCAACTTTATAAAAGATGATTATCCAGATTTAGACTTTGATTTTATTAACTGGTTAGTTACAGGAGTAAAAGATCATGAAGCTGTATTAGATGAGAAGTTTAAACCATATTTAAAAGATTGGTCAATTGAACGTTTACTAAAATCTGACCGTATTATCTTAAGAATGGCTACATTTGAAATGTTACACAGTGACACTCCTGAAAAAGTTATCATCAATGAAGCTGTTGAACTTACTAAACAATTTAGTGATGATGGTCATTATAAATTTATTAATGGTGTTTTAAGTAATATAAATAATTAA
- the xseA gene encoding exodeoxyribonuclease VII large subunit, translating into MTEYLSVTTLTKYIKYKFDQDPHLQSVLIKGELSNFKKHSSGHLYFNVKDKESVISAMMFKGNASKLGFEPKEGDEVLLEARVSVYERRGNYQIYVNKMQLDGIGNLYQKLEELKKKLTKEGYFDSSVKKPIPKFPKRIAVLTASTGAAIRDIHSTINSRYPLVEQIHISTLVQGTQAKQDIIEKIEHADTLDVDTIIVGRGGGSIEDLWNFNEEEVVKAIYSCNTPIISAVGHETDFTLSDFVADVRAATPTQAAVIATPDQYELMQQIKQYQFSLTRFIKQYVEQQKKQLSHLNSYYKFKQPSLLYDQQIQKRDDLEKQLKQLMSTYLEKHTQNLKLLKQHFNLKTLNNNISQDKMHVSQYRERMTQAITNELSKLQTDLKNKIENLNNLSPTNTMLRGYAIVNKDDKVVTSTHDITENDTITLTMKDGNVDATVKKVRCNDE; encoded by the coding sequence ATGACTGAATATTTAAGTGTTACTACTTTAACTAAATACATTAAATATAAATTTGATCAAGATCCTCATTTGCAATCTGTTTTAATAAAGGGAGAATTATCAAACTTTAAGAAACATTCAAGCGGACACTTATACTTTAACGTTAAAGATAAAGAGAGTGTGATTAGCGCTATGATGTTTAAAGGTAATGCTTCTAAATTAGGCTTTGAACCTAAAGAAGGTGATGAAGTTCTACTCGAAGCTCGTGTCTCCGTTTATGAAAGAAGGGGCAACTATCAAATTTATGTAAATAAGATGCAACTTGACGGAATTGGAAATTTATATCAAAAGTTAGAAGAACTTAAGAAGAAACTTACAAAAGAAGGTTATTTCGATAGCAGCGTTAAGAAACCTATACCCAAATTCCCCAAAAGAATTGCGGTCCTAACAGCTAGTACTGGTGCTGCAATTAGAGATATTCATTCAACAATTAACAGTCGATATCCTTTAGTTGAACAGATACACATCAGTACATTGGTACAAGGTACGCAAGCAAAACAAGATATTATAGAGAAAATTGAACATGCTGACACACTTGATGTAGACACCATTATAGTTGGGCGTGGTGGTGGTTCTATTGAAGATTTATGGAACTTTAATGAGGAAGAAGTAGTTAAAGCAATATATAGTTGTAATACACCAATTATTTCAGCTGTGGGACACGAAACTGACTTTACTTTAAGTGATTTTGTAGCTGATGTTAGAGCAGCTACTCCTACACAAGCTGCTGTAATCGCAACACCCGACCAATATGAATTAATGCAACAAATTAAACAATATCAATTTTCATTAACTAGGTTTATTAAACAATATGTCGAACAACAGAAGAAACAATTAAGTCATCTAAATTCTTATTATAAATTTAAGCAACCTTCACTGTTGTATGATCAACAAATTCAAAAGCGTGATGACCTTGAAAAACAACTTAAGCAATTGATGTCGACATATCTTGAAAAGCATACTCAAAACCTCAAGCTATTGAAACAACATTTCAATTTAAAAACACTCAATAACAACATTTCTCAAGATAAAATGCATGTGTCCCAATATCGTGAACGTATGACTCAAGCAATAACAAATGAATTATCAAAATTACAAACAGATTTAAAAAATAAAATTGAAAATCTAAATAATTTGAGTCCTACTAATACAATGTTACGTGGCTATGCAATTGTAAATAAGGATGATAAAGTAGTTACAAGTACACATGATATTACTGAGAATGATACAATCACTTTAACAATGAAAGATGGCAACGTTGATGCTACTGTAAAGAAAGTAAGGTGTAATGATGAGTAA
- a CDS encoding SA1362 family protein produces the protein MRYIIFYIILAIAAFGLIMNLDEFLFSIIKTLISFAVVALIIYLIYYFFFLTEDQRKYKRAARKYKRKNRKH, from the coding sequence ATGCGTTATATCATCTTTTATATTATATTGGCTATTGCTGCTTTTGGATTAATAATGAATTTAGATGAATTTCTTTTTTCAATAATTAAGACTTTAATAAGTTTTGCAGTAGTAGCTTTAATCATTTATCTCATTTATTATTTCTTTTTCTTAACTGAAGATCAAAGGAAGTATAAGAGAGCTGCTCGAAAGTACAAACGAAAAAATAGAAAGCATTAA
- a CDS encoding Xaa-Pro peptidase family protein — protein MNKLKQVHEILEHKRLDALIVLSDFNRRYLSGFTGTSGALIITPDKNYLVTDFRYIEQATNQATEFEIINRQSGLISEIKQILESKKLTNVGFEGHLISYDTYVELNKGIITLISIRDAIDKIREVKNKEEIQLIKKAAEIVDKTYEYILSIAKVGMSEREIKARLESKMLELGADGPSFDTIVASGYRGALPHGVASDKRIEKGDMITLDFGAYYRGYCSDITRTFAIGEPDPKMKEIYEIVLQSQIKAIEEIKPGMTVQQADALSRDYIESHGYGKEFGHSLGHGIGLDIHEGPLLSKNSEGELKVNNCVTIEPGIYVDGLGGIRIEDDILITENGCDVFTKCTKDLIILE, from the coding sequence ATGAATAAATTAAAACAAGTTCATGAAATCTTGGAACATAAACGTTTGGATGCACTTATTGTTCTATCTGATTTTAATCGAAGATATCTTTCAGGATTCACGGGAACAAGTGGCGCTTTGATAATAACCCCTGATAAAAATTATCTTGTAACTGATTTTAGATATATTGAACAAGCTACTAATCAAGCAACTGAATTTGAAATTATTAATCGTCAAAGTGGGTTAATTTCAGAAATAAAACAAATATTAGAAAGTAAAAAGTTAACGAATGTTGGTTTTGAAGGACATTTAATTAGTTATGATACATATGTTGAACTCAATAAAGGTATAATTACTTTGATTAGTATTAGGGATGCTATTGATAAGATAAGAGAAGTTAAAAATAAAGAAGAAATTCAACTTATAAAAAAAGCAGCAGAAATTGTAGATAAAACATATGAATATATTTTATCAATAGCAAAAGTGGGTATGAGTGAAAGAGAAATCAAAGCGCGCCTAGAAAGCAAAATGTTAGAATTAGGTGCCGATGGTCCATCTTTTGATACAATTGTAGCATCAGGTTATAGAGGCGCATTACCTCACGGGGTAGCTAGTGACAAACGCATCGAAAAAGGTGATATGATTACTTTAGATTTTGGAGCGTACTATCGTGGTTATTGTTCCGATATAACGCGTACTTTCGCTATAGGTGAACCTGATCCAAAGATGAAAGAAATATATGAAATCGTGCTACAATCTCAAATTAAGGCAATCGAAGAAATAAAACCTGGTATGACTGTTCAACAAGCTGACGCTTTATCAAGAGATTATATCGAGTCTCATGGTTATGGAAAGGAATTTGGTCATTCTCTTGGACATGGTATAGGTTTAGATATTCATGAAGGACCATTGCTATCTAAGAATAGCGAAGGTGAATTGAAAGTTAATAATTGTGTAACAATTGAACCAGGTATATATGTCGATGGACTTGGTGGCATTAGAATAGAAGACGATATATTAATCACAGAAAATGGCTGTGATGTCTTTACTAAATGCACAAAAGACCTTATTATTTTAGAGTAA
- the efp gene encoding elongation factor P, which translates to MISVNDFKTGLTISVDNGIWKVIDFQHVKPGKGSAFVRSKLRNLRTGAIQEKTFRAGEKVEQAMIENRRMQYLYADGDNHIFMDNETFDQIELPGDYLKDELNYLKANMEVQVQSYEGEIIGVELPKTVELEVTETEPGIKGDTATGATKSATVETGYTLNVPLFVNEGDILVINTGDGSYISRG; encoded by the coding sequence ATGATTTCAGTAAATGATTTTAAAACAGGCTTAACAATTTCTGTAGATAATGGAATTTGGAAAGTTATTGATTTCCAACACGTAAAACCAGGAAAAGGTTCTGCATTTGTTCGTTCTAAATTAAGAAACTTAAGAACAGGTGCTATCCAAGAAAAAACATTCCGAGCAGGAGAGAAAGTTGAACAGGCGATGATTGAAAACCGTCGCATGCAATATTTATATGCTGATGGAGATAATCATATTTTCATGGATAATGAAACTTTCGATCAAATCGAATTACCTGGTGATTATTTAAAAGATGAATTAAACTATTTAAAAGCAAATATGGAAGTTCAAGTTCAATCATATGAAGGAGAAATTATTGGAGTTGAATTACCTAAAACAGTTGAATTAGAAGTAACTGAAACTGAACCAGGTATTAAAGGTGATACAGCAACAGGCGCAACAAAATCTGCTACTGTAGAAACTGGATATACTTTAAACGTGCCTTTATTCGTTAATGAAGGAGATATTTTAGTAATTAATACTGGCGACGGAAGTTACATTTCTAGAGGCTAG
- the accB gene encoding acetyl-CoA carboxylase biotin carboxyl carrier protein — MNFKEIKELIEILDQSNLTEINIEDNKGSVVNLKKEKETEIITPQVAQQPAQQISQPQAAPQPQSTTQSGEETQESASDNYETINAPMVGTFYKSPSPEEDAYVQVGDKVSNDTTVCILEAMKLFNEIQAETSGEIVEILVEDGQMVEYGQPLFKVK, encoded by the coding sequence ATGAACTTTAAAGAAATAAAAGAATTAATTGAAATTCTTGATCAATCTAATTTAACTGAAATTAACATTGAGGATAACAAAGGTAGCGTTGTTAATCTAAAAAAAGAGAAAGAAACTGAAATCATTACACCTCAAGTAGCTCAACAACCTGCACAACAGATTTCTCAACCACAAGCAGCGCCACAACCTCAATCAACTACTCAATCAGGGGAAGAAACTCAAGAATCTGCTAGTGATAATTATGAAACGATTAATGCGCCAATGGTTGGTACATTTTATAAATCACCTTCGCCAGAGGAAGATGCTTATGTTCAAGTAGGGGATAAAGTTTCAAACGACACAACTGTATGTATTCTTGAAGCAATGAAATTATTTAATGAGATTCAAGCTGAAACATCAGGTGAGATCGTGGAAATCTTAGTAGAAGACGGACAAATGGTAGAGTATGGCCAGCCGTTATTTAAGGTGAAATAA
- the recN gene encoding DNA repair protein RecN, which yields MLQTLSIKQFAIIDKLEIQFSDGLTVLSGETGSGKSIIIDAIGQLIGMRASSDYVRHGEKKAIIEGIFDIDESKDAISILEDLSIDIDEDFLLVKREIFSSGKSICRINNQIVTLQDLRKVMQELLDIHGQHETQSLLKQKYHLQLLDDYAENQYSDLLQQYKNVFNQYKDKRKELEDLESADQALLQRLDLMKFQFEELTEASLKEDEVEQLEVDIKRIQNSEKLSLALNNAHQVLTDENAIPDRLYELSNHLQSINDIVPEKYEKLKEDIDQFYYVLEDAKHDIYDEMANTEFDEQVLNELESRMNLLNNLKRKYGKDVPELIAYQSKLENEINKIENYEQSSSQLREEINQLYQEVIDIGKALSKERRRVARELRDHIVSEIQNLQMKDANLEISFKPLDEPNYEGIEFVEFLISPNKGEPLKSLNKIASGGELSRIMLALKSIFVKSRGQTAILFDEVDSGVSGQAAQKMAEKMRDIAQFIQVICISHLPQVASMSDHHLLISKASQDDRTTTQVKELLDDDRINEVARMISGASVTDLTRENAKEMIAQNHRD from the coding sequence ATGTTACAAACCTTATCAATAAAACAGTTTGCTATCATTGATAAACTTGAAATACAATTTTCAGATGGATTAACAGTCCTAAGTGGCGAAACAGGCTCAGGTAAATCTATCATCATTGATGCAATTGGACAGCTAATAGGAATGCGCGCTTCTTCTGATTATGTGCGTCATGGCGAGAAAAAAGCTATCATTGAAGGTATATTCGATATAGATGAAAGCAAAGATGCAATATCTATTCTAGAAGATTTATCCATTGATATTGATGAAGACTTTTTATTAGTTAAGAGAGAAATCTTTAGTTCTGGTAAAAGCATTTGTCGTATCAATAATCAAATTGTCACACTTCAAGATTTAAGAAAAGTGATGCAAGAATTATTAGATATTCATGGCCAACATGAAACTCAATCATTACTCAAGCAAAAATATCATCTTCAATTACTCGATGATTATGCAGAAAATCAATATTCAGATTTGCTACAACAATATAAAAATGTTTTCAATCAATATAAAGATAAAAGAAAAGAATTAGAAGATTTGGAATCAGCCGATCAAGCATTGCTACAGCGTCTTGATTTAATGAAATTTCAATTCGAAGAACTTACAGAAGCTTCTTTAAAAGAAGATGAAGTAGAACAACTAGAAGTTGATATTAAACGTATTCAGAATTCTGAAAAATTGAGCCTAGCATTGAATAATGCGCATCAAGTACTAACAGATGAGAATGCTATTCCGGATCGATTATACGAATTAAGTAATCATCTTCAATCTATCAATGATATTGTTCCTGAAAAATACGAAAAATTGAAAGAAGATATTGACCAATTCTACTATGTTCTTGAAGACGCAAAACATGATATATATGATGAAATGGCAAACACCGAATTTGATGAACAAGTATTAAATGAACTTGAATCAAGGATGAATCTTTTAAATAACCTAAAACGCAAATATGGAAAAGATGTTCCTGAACTCATTGCTTATCAAAGTAAGTTAGAGAATGAGATTAATAAAATTGAAAACTATGAACAAAGTTCATCACAATTAAGAGAAGAAATTAACCAACTCTATCAAGAAGTAATTGATATAGGTAAAGCATTATCAAAAGAACGGCGACGCGTCGCTAGGGAATTACGTGACCATATTGTTTCTGAAATTCAAAATTTACAAATGAAAGATGCAAATTTAGAAATATCTTTCAAACCTCTTGATGAACCTAACTACGAAGGAATCGAATTTGTAGAATTTTTAATTAGCCCTAATAAAGGAGAGCCTTTAAAAAGCTTGAATAAAATTGCTTCAGGAGGAGAATTATCTCGAATAATGCTTGCATTGAAAAGCATATTTGTTAAATCACGTGGCCAAACAGCAATTCTATTTGATGAAGTGGATTCAGGTGTTTCTGGACAAGCAGCACAGAAAATGGCTGAAAAAATGAGAGACATAGCTCAATTCATACAAGTCATATGTATTTCTCATTTACCTCAAGTTGCTTCAATGAGTGATCATCATCTTCTAATAAGTAAAGCCTCACAAGATGACAGGACAACTACTCAAGTTAAAGAGTTATTAGATGACGATAGAATTAACGAGGTAGCGCGAATGATTTCCGGAGCTAGTGTTACTGATTTAACAAGAGAAAACGCTAAAGAAATGATTGCTCAAA
- a CDS encoding exodeoxyribonuclease VII small subunit, translating to MSKEKQSFEEMMQELENIVQKLDNETISLEESLDLYQRGMKLSTACDTTLKDAEKKVNKLMQEEAEEQENEEANNE from the coding sequence ATGAGTAAAGAAAAGCAAAGCTTTGAAGAAATGATGCAAGAACTAGAAAATATAGTTCAAAAATTAGATAATGAAACAATTTCATTAGAGGAATCACTAGACTTATATCAAAGAGGAATGAAATTATCAACTGCTTGTGATACAACTTTAAAAGATGCAGAGAAGAAAGTAAACAAATTAATGCAAGAAGAAGCTGAGGAACAAGAAAATGAAGAAGCTAACAATGAGTAA
- a CDS encoding rhodanese-like domain-containing protein: MGISLYIAIGIIVIIIAYMVIQQILNKRAVKELDQNEFHKGLRKAQVIDVREKVDYDYGHINGARNIPITTFKQRYQGLRKDQPIYLCDANGIASYRAARILRKNGYKDLYMLKGGYKKWTGKIKSKK; encoded by the coding sequence ATGGGTATCTCTTTGTACATTGCAATTGGAATCATCGTGATTATCATTGCGTATATGGTCATCCAACAAATTCTTAATAAACGAGCTGTTAAAGAATTAGACCAAAATGAATTCCACAAAGGCTTGAGAAAAGCTCAAGTTATAGATGTTCGAGAAAAAGTGGATTATGATTATGGTCATATTAATGGTGCGCGTAACATTCCAATCACAACTTTTAAACAACGTTACCAAGGTTTAAGAAAAGACCAACCAATTTATTTGTGTGATGCTAATGGAATAGCGAGTTATCGTGCTGCTCGTATATTAAGAAAAAATGGCTATAAAGATTTATACATGCTTAAAGGCGGATATAAAAAATGGACAGGTAAAATTAAATCTAAGAAATAA
- the accC gene encoding acetyl-CoA carboxylase biotin carboxylase subunit, with amino-acid sequence MNKILIANRGEIAVRIIRAAHDLGIQTVAIYSEGDKDALHTQIADEAYCVGPTLSKDSYLNIPNILSIATSTGCDGVHPGYGFLAENGDFAELCEACQLKFIGPSYESIQKMGIKDVAKAEMIKANVPVVPGSEGLIQSIDDAKKVAKKIGYPVIIKATAGGGGKGIRVARDEKELETGIRMTQQEAETAFGNGGLYLEKFIENFRHIEIQIVGDSYGNVIHLGERDCTIQRRMQKLVEEAPSPILSEEKRQEMGNAAVRAAKAVNYENAGTIEFIYDLDDDNFYFMEMNTRIQVEHPVTEMVTGVDLVKLQLKVAMGEALPFKQEDISINGHAIEFRINAENPYKDFMPSPGKITQYLAPGGFGVRIESACYTNYTIPPYYDSMVAKLIVHEPTRDEAIMTGIRSLSEYLVLGIDTTIPFHLRLLNNEIFRSGEFNTKFLEKYNIMDDDQ; translated from the coding sequence ATGAATAAGATATTAATCGCAAACCGTGGGGAGATAGCTGTTAGAATAATCAGAGCTGCTCACGATTTAGGTATCCAAACAGTAGCTATTTATTCTGAAGGGGACAAAGATGCATTACATACTCAAATTGCTGATGAAGCATATTGCGTCGGTCCAACTTTATCTAAGGACTCTTATTTGAACATACCTAATATATTATCTATTGCGACTTCTACTGGATGTGACGGAGTACATCCTGGTTATGGATTTTTAGCTGAAAATGGCGACTTTGCAGAATTATGTGAAGCATGTCAACTTAAATTCATTGGTCCAAGTTATGAATCTATTCAAAAAATGGGAATTAAAGACGTAGCTAAAGCAGAAATGATTAAAGCTAATGTACCTGTCGTACCTGGTAGTGAAGGACTTATCCAAAGTATCGATGATGCTAAGAAAGTAGCTAAAAAAATTGGTTATCCTGTAATAATTAAAGCTACTGCAGGTGGTGGCGGAAAAGGTATTCGTGTTGCACGTGACGAGAAAGAGCTTGAAACAGGAATTCGTATGACTCAACAAGAAGCAGAAACTGCCTTTGGTAACGGTGGTTTATACCTAGAGAAGTTTATCGAGAACTTTAGACATATTGAGATTCAAATTGTCGGAGATAGTTATGGTAATGTCATACATTTAGGTGAGCGTGATTGTACGATTCAACGTAGAATGCAAAAATTAGTTGAGGAAGCACCTTCTCCCATTTTAAGTGAGGAAAAACGTCAAGAAATGGGAAATGCGGCTGTTAGAGCAGCTAAAGCAGTTAACTATGAGAACGCTGGTACGATAGAATTCATTTACGATCTTGATGATGATAATTTCTATTTCATGGAAATGAACACTCGTATTCAAGTAGAACATCCTGTTACTGAAATGGTCACTGGTGTGGATTTAGTTAAATTACAGCTTAAAGTAGCTATGGGTGAAGCTTTACCATTCAAACAAGAGGATATTTCAATTAATGGCCATGCTATAGAATTCCGTATAAATGCTGAGAATCCATATAAAGACTTTATGCCTTCACCAGGTAAGATTACTCAATATTTAGCACCAGGCGGTTTTGGAGTGAGAATAGAATCAGCATGTTATACTAACTATACAATCCCTCCATATTATGATTCTATGGTAGCTAAACTTATTGTACATGAACCTACTAGGGATGAAGCCATTATGACTGGTATTCGTTCACTAAGTGAGTATCTTGTATTAGGAATAGATACTACTATTCCGTTCCACCTTAGACTACTAAATAATGAAATCTTTAGAAGTGGTGAATTTAATACAAAATTCTTAGAAAAATACAATATCATGGATGACGATCAATAG
- a CDS encoding biotin/lipoate A/B protein ligase family protein — MTETWNFINTGSQDPYYNMAMDEALLNFVSRGEIDPVIRFYTWNPATLSIGYFQRLQKEIDIEKVNEKGFGLVRRQTGGRGVLHDKELTYSVIVPESHPNMPSTITEAYRVISQGLLEGFKNLGFETYFAVPRSKEEREKLKQPRSSVCFDAPSWYELVVEGRKIAGSAQTRQKGVILQHGSILQDIDIDELFDMFIFKNDRLKAKMKEAFVEKAVAINDISDTHITLSEMEKAFEEGFKTGLNIEFKPLELSEQQLAEVKELEEKYRSDDWMFRK, encoded by the coding sequence ATGACTGAAACTTGGAACTTTATTAATACAGGAAGTCAAGATCCATACTATAATATGGCTATGGATGAAGCATTACTTAATTTTGTTTCTAGAGGAGAGATTGATCCTGTTATAAGATTTTATACTTGGAATCCTGCGACACTTTCCATTGGATATTTTCAAAGATTACAAAAAGAAATAGATATTGAAAAGGTTAATGAAAAAGGATTCGGTTTAGTTCGACGTCAAACAGGGGGGAGAGGCGTCTTACATGATAAAGAATTAACTTATAGCGTGATAGTTCCTGAGTCCCATCCAAATATGCCTTCAACAATTACAGAAGCCTATAGAGTGATTTCTCAAGGTTTATTAGAAGGGTTTAAAAATTTAGGGTTTGAGACATACTTTGCCGTTCCTCGTTCAAAGGAAGAGCGAGAAAAGTTAAAACAACCTAGAAGTTCAGTATGTTTTGATGCTCCGAGTTGGTATGAATTAGTCGTTGAAGGTAGAAAAATAGCAGGAAGTGCTCAAACAAGACAAAAAGGCGTCATTTTACAACATGGTTCAATTTTACAAGATATTGATATTGATGAACTATTTGATATGTTTATTTTCAAAAATGATAGACTTAAAGCTAAAATGAAGGAAGCTTTCGTTGAAAAAGCAGTGGCAATTAATGACATTTCTGACACTCATATTACTTTAAGTGAAATGGAAAAAGCCTTTGAAGAAGGGTTCAAGACTGGATTAAATATTGAGTTCAAACCTTTAGAATTATCAGAACAACAGCTTGCTGAGGTAAAAGAACTTGAAGAAAAATATCGTTCTGACGATTGGATGTTTCGTAAATAA
- the argR gene encoding transcriptional regulator ArgR — protein MPKKSVRHIKIREIISNEQIETQDELVKRLNEYDLNVTQATVSRDIKELQLIKVPAPSGQYVYSLPNDRKYHPLEKLGRYLMDSFVNIEGTENLLVLKTLPGNAQSIGAILDQIDWDEVLGTICGDDTCLLICRNEEASEEIKTRIFNLL, from the coding sequence GTGCCAAAAAAATCAGTTAGACATATAAAAATTAGAGAAATTATTTCGAACGAACAAATAGAGACACAAGATGAATTGGTAAAACGATTAAATGAATATGATTTAAACGTGACACAAGCAACAGTTTCAAGAGATATAAAAGAATTACAATTAATTAAAGTTCCCGCACCTTCAGGTCAATATGTTTATAGTTTACCGAATGATAGAAAATATCATCCTTTAGAAAAATTAGGACGATATTTAATGGATTCTTTTGTAAATATAGAGGGAACTGAAAACTTACTTGTACTTAAAACACTTCCAGGTAACGCACAATCAATTGGAGCGATACTTGATCAAATTGATTGGGATGAAGTACTTGGTACCATTTGTGGCGATGATACATGTCTACTTATTTGTAGAAATGAAGAAGCAAGTGAAGAGATAAAAACTAGAATTTTTAATTTATTATAA